In one window of Paraflavitalea soli DNA:
- a CDS encoding IS1096 element passenger TnpR family protein produces MAVLKFRIYFEEDDSIYRDVAVKHTQSFLQLHQIILKAYEFDSKHQATFYRSNDNWQRGREISLAKYDKAYKVAPLLMEETTIGSEIRDPNQKFIYTYDFVKGWSFMVELINVSKEENAKLDYPVVVKTEGIAPSQYGTKGLVGDKLTEVEEKYDLKAGAEGFSTEGDDDGLGEEEGAEEGADDDGGKDEEI; encoded by the coding sequence ATGGCTGTATTAAAATTCAGGATATATTTTGAGGAAGACGATAGCATTTATCGCGATGTAGCCGTAAAACATACCCAATCGTTTTTACAGCTGCACCAGATCATCCTGAAAGCATATGAGTTTGACAGCAAACATCAGGCTACTTTCTACCGCAGCAACGACAACTGGCAACGCGGAAGGGAGATCAGCCTGGCCAAATACGACAAGGCCTATAAAGTGGCCCCCCTGCTCATGGAGGAAACCACCATCGGATCAGAGATCCGTGATCCCAACCAAAAGTTTATTTACACTTACGATTTTGTGAAAGGTTGGAGTTTCATGGTGGAGCTCATCAATGTATCCAAAGAAGAAAATGCGAAACTCGATTATCCCGTTGTCGTAAAGACCGAAGGCATTGCCCCTTCACAATATGGGACCAAAGGACTCGTGGGCGATAAACTCACAGAAGTAGAAGAAAAATATGACCTGAAGGCCGGCGCAGAAGGATTCAGTACCGAAGGAGATGATGATGGACTGGGTGAAGAAGAAGGGGCAGAAGAAGGAGCAGACGACGATGGCGGCAAAGACGAAGAGATTTAA
- the miaA gene encoding tRNA (adenosine(37)-N6)-dimethylallyltransferase MiaA: MQHTCIVIVGPTAVGKTALAIRMAEHFNTAIISADSRQCYREMTIGVAKPSVEELARVHHYFINSHSIHQEVNAALFEQYALQSVNYLYGQRAVAVMTGGTGLYVKAFCEGLDDIPPVSLEVRERITKEFQQQGLAWLQQEVAEQDPLYYSTGEIQNPHRLLRALEVKLVTGQSIRTFQQGKKAIRPFRIVKIGLELPKEDLHRNINQRVENMMQEGLLEEVQSLLPWRHLNALQTVGYNELFQYLDGNCTLPEAVEAIKTNTRHYAKRQMTWFRKSIDIQWFSPTNDAAILDYCQSVMAGA, encoded by the coding sequence ATGCAGCATACTTGTATAGTCATCGTGGGTCCTACCGCCGTGGGTAAAACAGCCCTCGCTATTCGTATGGCTGAGCATTTTAATACGGCCATCATTTCGGCCGATTCCCGGCAGTGCTACCGCGAAATGACCATTGGCGTGGCGAAGCCCTCCGTAGAAGAACTCGCCCGCGTACACCATTATTTTATCAACTCCCATTCCATACACCAGGAGGTCAATGCAGCCCTGTTTGAACAATATGCGCTACAGTCCGTTAACTACCTGTACGGGCAGCGGGCGGTGGCTGTTATGACAGGGGGCACAGGGCTCTATGTAAAGGCTTTTTGTGAGGGCCTGGATGATATACCCCCCGTTTCCCTCGAAGTGCGCGAGCGCATCACAAAGGAGTTTCAGCAGCAGGGCCTTGCCTGGCTTCAACAGGAGGTGGCCGAGCAGGATCCCCTCTATTACAGTACAGGGGAAATTCAGAATCCTCACCGCCTCCTGAGGGCATTGGAGGTGAAACTGGTCACCGGTCAGTCAATCCGTACTTTCCAGCAGGGCAAAAAGGCAATAAGACCGTTCCGTATTGTTAAAATTGGACTCGAATTGCCCAAAGAAGATTTACACCGCAACATCAACCAGCGCGTAGAAAATATGATGCAGGAGGGATTGTTGGAAGAAGTACAGTCCTTGCTGCCCTGGCGCCACCTCAATGCACTTCAAACCGTGGGATACAATGAGTTGTTTCAATACCTGGACGGTAATTGTACCCTTCCGGAGGCCGTGGAGGCGATCAAGACCAACACCCGCCATTACGCAAAAAGACAAATGACCTGGTTTCGCAAAAGCATTGACATACAATGGTTTTCTCCCACCAACGATGCCGCCATCCTGGATTATTGCCAGTCAGTAATGGCTGGAGCCTGA